The genome window TGCACAAGTGCTACTAATAATATCCAAGAGACAAAGAGCTGTGCTGTAGGTTCACGGGATGCCAAATTTGAGTTGTGAAACAAAGCACTCAAATTTGAGATTCaagaggatggtggtggtggtgatgctggcaaaaaaaaaaaaaaaattattacagagCATGAGACCCCCAGAGCCATCTCCCCAGACAGCTCCCCCTGTCCACGGCCACCCAGAGCACGGGGGAGTTCTGGCCCCGGGACGTCGGCTTGCCGGCAGCACCGCGAAGCCCCCTGCCCGCTCCCCCCGGCCCTCTCACCGCTTCACTCGGATGATCTGGTCCCGCATGGGCTTGatgtcctggaagctctgctgGTTGACGAGGCTGTAGACGAGAATGAAGCCCTGGCCGTTCTTGATGTACAGGTCCCGCATGGACGCGAACTGCTCGGTGCCCGCCGTGTCCAGGATCTCCAGCACCGACGGCGACGAGTCCACCTCGATCTCTTTGCGGTAGAAGTCCTCGATGGTGGGGTCGTATTTCTCGATGAAGGTGCCGGTCACGAACTGCACGGTCAGGGCGGATTTGCCGACCCCGCCCGAGCCCAGCACCACCACTTTGTACTCGCGCATCGTCCctccgcggccgccgccgccgccgccgcccgcgacATAGACCTACGCCCGCCGCGCTGCGCCCCCGGACCCTGCGCCGGCGGCCGGCCCCGCCGCCTCCCGCGGCCGCCCCCACCTCACGGCCGCCGCGACCCCCCGGGCGCCGGCGGAGGGAGCAGCAGCCCCGGGCATGGGCCGAGCCGGGCGGCAATGCGGCCCGCGGGCGCCGGCGGGCACTGAGCACGAGCAGCGAGCGAGAGCCGCCGGAGCCACCGGAGCCGCCCGAGCCGCGGGCCCGCAGTGCcacccgcccgccccgcccctcgcgCCTCCACGCCCAGCTCCCCgcccgctgccgccgccgccaccgcagCTTCCTCGGCTGCCGGAGCGCGCGCCCGAGCGGGAGCCGCAGCGCTGCCGGGGGCGGGGCTCGGCGGCACGAGGCGGGGCTCCGCGGCGCAGCCCCGCCCCTGCTCCCTGTCGCCTAGGCGACCGGCCGCGCGCGCTCCCGGGAGACTGCGCCGTGCGGAAGCCTCCGCTCGCGGTTAGATAAACAACCTCCTCTGCCGCCCAACACCACCCTACCCCGCACGCCCCGTCGAACCCCAGGGCCTGCGTCCTGAGCATGCGCAGTTCGCTTGCCTGAGCCGGGAACCTGGTCAACTGGAGAATCCCACGCTCGGCATTTGGGGGAGACAAGATGTTAGCGGGGCCGGAGCAATCTGCAGGCTTTAACgtgaggcggagagtgaaaagaAGAAACGGGCAAGGCCCAAAAGGAGGTCTTGGTGAGGGATTTTGCTTGACACCACCCAGTCTCTCAGTACTGGGAGTTTTGGTTTTTATCCTGCATCAACGTAAACGAGAAGCTTTTTTGAGGGGACGAACATAAACACAACGAAGCGAAGCTTTGTTTTAAGACTCAGAACGCTGAGGGAGGGGTTGCAGGGCCCCTTCTGCCCACTGCCCGAGGTGGCAAAGGCGAGTCCGCGGAAGCCAGGCGCACGCCCGGTGACGTCGCTGGGGGTCCCGCCCaacgcccccagccccgccctgcTCCATCGCCGGCCTGGTGTCGAGCTCTTCCCACGCCCTCTCAGCTACGGGCGCTTGGAAAACCGGGAGAACGGAACTCCCACCCGCAACAGAAGGCCCAGGGACACCTCATAGCAACAGCTAGCTGGGGCACCTAGTAGGAAGCTGGGATTCGGTCCAACCAACCAGATCACGTTTCTGTACCCCATGGTATCTTTCTCGGCCAATCGAGAGCCACTTCATGCCACGTGACACCCACCCGTCAGCCAATGGGGGAAACTCTAGTCGCAGGATCAACCAACTCACCTCCCTTTGCCTGGCCAGGCTGGGCGTTTGCTCCTGCGCACCTCTGCCAACCAATCGTAGGTGAGCTGGCGAATGACGGAGTTTCGATGTGAGCCAACCAGGACTCGCGATTCCCTTGCCACCTAGGGCCGGTGGTATGGAGACAGGGAGGCTGGTGGGGTCCGGGAGGGGTCGGAGAATGAGGGGCCGGTCGCCGTGCCCTATGCTGGCAAGGAGCAAGGTGTTTTGCAGGCGAGAGTGATGAATTCTGCGTTTAACGTCGTCTCCTTGGCATGCTGCCTAAATGATGGGCATGGAAATGGTGCTGAGGGAATGTGGGCTGAATCGTGGGATGAATCGAGAAAACAGGGACTTTTGTCTTTAGGGTGAGAAATTTTCCGGTACTTAAGGAGACATACTGCAGCAGTTGGCACGGGTCTTCCATGCGTGCctcctgaaactttttttttttttttttttaactacttagTTTTTTAAACTTACCGTTCGGTCTCTGTAGCATATGTTAGTTGCACTCTCTCATACCCGCAACGTCAAATTTAGAAGTTATATTTCCAAGTATTCCTGGATTATATTTTGTAATAACTGGTTATTGGATTTACCTTACTTAAACTCTGTCCTTCTCAGACTAGTCTACACCCATCTGTTACTAAATCACATTTCTTGGGAATAATAAGTTTCTGCAGTTCTAACGTTTGATCATGGCATACCTCTTCgccctttctctttccccacaAGGTCATCATGTAGAGAGGATGTTGGTCTGAGTTCCTGGAAAAACCAGGTGTTCCTTTACCATCTTTTCTGTCAGTTACCAAACTACTACAAAGGTGTACTTAGATTCAGCAGTGTTCTATTGCTCTGTTAGTCCATTATATTAGAATGGAGAATTTATATTTGCATTATCTTGCTATAGTATAGCACATACCAAgtttttgcttaaaataattgAGGGCAAGTGTCATGTCAAAATGTGTAATAAATATAACTCAGTCTTCATTTCTTGATTAAATGTTGTCAAAGTATGAGAGGTAATATCTGAGCCTCTGGAATCAGCAGTGAAGGCAGATTGCAAAAAAATTCGAATCAGAAGAATCTTTTAAGATCATGGAAACCATAGAGGATCTGATATCTGATTCTAGATTAGTAATGtgaaaaagtgaattaaaattaaaggaaatcacATCTGAGCTTTTTTGGCAGGGATATTTCAAGAAGATGTTGTAGATGAGTGCAGTGTTCACCTAGCTTTTTACAAGTCTCATATTTTGTGTGAAACTTGTATGCTGATTTGAGGTTACTTTAGCTTTGTAACAGTCACACTTCTTTTCAGAAGAAAGACAGACTGTCTCTTTAAGATCCAAATTGTGCATCATGGTGATAAAATTCCTAGGCTTTTTGAGAAGACTCAAACTTTCTCTCTTTGTATAGATCATTACAATCTGTGTAGTACGTTGCATTGCAATGGAGctgaaaaatcatttattttggaaGCAAATAAAGGTCCagtggctttttgtttttgttttttgttttgttttgttttgggttttttttggaaaTTTGCATTGGGATTGTGAATCCACAATGTAACCTTAAGCAACTTTTCATTTCCTAGGTCCCCAGAAGTTGAGAAGCTCTGGATTGCAGTGCATCTGATAGAAGTTGTCACACAAAAAATAGTGAGTGGGCTCCCTAGTCACCCCACTTAGCATAATAAAGAATTAGGAGAGCTTTTTGACATTTTCCAGGCTGTTTTCTCTGACCTTTCATTACTGCTGACTTTTCTTGATAAGGAGAAGTATACAGACGGCCGCCCTTAGGGTAGTTGCGCCTCATTTATATTTCTCATCTTGCTATTCGATATTCATTCTCAATGAATTCATATTCATTTGATATTCATTCTCAATGTTCATTCTCAATGTTGCCATAAGGGTAGATTTTTAACCACtaataagcaaaagaaacatGATAAGCAggtcatattttctttcctcttctgtattATATGATGGTACTTACCTAATTTGAGCCTTTATGTGAAATACTGGATGAAGGATTAGCTTCCATAAGAAAGGATGTCAGAACGTGTAGAGAATTTTGAAGATTTGGTTGGGAGATGGGTGTCTGTCTCCTGATTCCTTAATCATGTTCATTTTTATGCCAGCATGAACTATCTATTCTGAGAgtgattttagaaataaaaacttatgtctCCATTTGTTTGtgggaaagacaaaataaaaatgagataaaatgaaattgaattttcTCTAAGAGCTATAAATCTGTATGATAGTGAAAACTTAACACTGTGCACTGACACTTTAGGGTTTCTTTAGCTTCAGAAGGGCattactggaagaaaaaaaaaaaaaacttcatttctcctctccccactaaATCTGAGAGTTATCTTACCTATACCCAGATACCCTCAACTGTCACACTTGTGTTACTATGGAAACCCAGCTCCTTTGCTTCTGTGAAAGATGTTGGAAAAGGTGGGATGAAGTGGGAAATACACTGTGTTTGGGGACTTTCTGACTAGAGCAAAAGGCAAGTATGCGaagaatttaatataaacaaGTTAGAAGAGGATGTCTGTAATATTAGCAGTGCTACTTGTCTATGAAACCCTGATTCCTATTGCTTCCTATTAAAGCCTacatgtgggggcgcctgggtggctcagtcgttaagcgtctgccttcggctcaggtcgtgatcccagagtcctgggattgagccccacatcgggctccctgctctgcgggaagcctgcttctccccctcccactccccctgcttgtattccctctctctctgtcaaataaataaataaaatctttaaaaaaaaaaaagcctacatgTGTGTGATTAGCCATAAAGGGGAAGGGCAAGTCAAGTACATTTAGAGCAGAAGACGTTTTCTTGGCCTCTGAGGCTCCTAATATAGTtgagaaatggaagtatatatAAACAGTGGAAAGGAAGGGGCAGAataaacttgtttcttttttgaaaatgcaATATGTCTCAgcacttttgaaaagaaaaaatgcagaaatgaagTGAGTATGTAAACAAGTCAACGAAAGAAACCTTCTGGTCGAAAAAGTAAATGTTATTGAAGGAAAAGGCTTAATGATTAAGatacaggaaataaaaagaaaaaagcctgaaGAATCTTAAAAGCTTGAATGTTCAGAGGAAAATAGAGCTCCAGTATGGTTTGTTTAACACGGCTGAAGAGTAAACACAGTGTTGCTGCATTCCTAGCAGTTTCCCTTTCTTCTAGCTGAAAAATATAGGGATGAATCAGGATTGATCATTAATGGCAGTCCTCTCGTCTTTGCCCAGTTAGTCCAACAGTAGGCACATGACTCAGTTCTCATTATTGGAACTGGAAGAAGCCACTGGGACTGGGGGATTCCCGGGAGTCTGACAAGAATGAGTAGATATCCCCATTGTTTTggtgccactccccttgcttcctGCTTTGCACATTGAAATAAGAGAATGTGGCCACCATCTTTGGGCTGTGATGCCTTATGGCTGAGGTTGCAAACCAGCGAGCTTCAGATGGCTAAGAAGGTTGAGAAGAATCCAAgtcctggaaaacagtattgaatGGGCATGCTGATACTGGAAATGCCCACCTTTGGACTTACTAAGTAAACAGCTAGCCTCCTTTGGTTTAAGTCTGTGTTAGTTTAAGTCCGTGAGGTTTTCTGTGTCTTGGAGTCAAATACATCCCAACTACCGTAGAAAGTATAAGAGATTCGagacaaaatagtatttttaaaaatcagcgaGCATTTATGATATTCTGATGGATATCCTACTGATATCCTGAATGGCATTTCAAAGACATTATGGtattaattgagcacttactatgtatattattctaggctctggggatacaAAAATAGACAATTAGCCAGAAGAGCTTGTAGTTATAGACATTATAAACAGAAGAGACTGACGTTAAACAACTGATTGCACATTTACATTATGTAATAACAGCTTATAATTCATGCTAACAAGAAAAATTAGAGATTACAAGGATGTAAtaatataaatagtaaaatattacaaaatatataaccacataactgaataaaattataataacaagCACTTTCAAGGACATGATAATATGTATAGTTTATACATGAATTCTTAGAGGTTAAGAGAAACAGAATAAACTGAAGTGGGTTTAATAAAGGAAAGCTGTCTGAAGGAAATTAATATGGAGCCAGGTTTTGAAGGCAGGGGCCAAAGAATGGACTAGATGGGGCAGAAAGGAACACTCCAGGTGCAAGGAATTGAGAGAGCAAAGGGAGACAGCAGGAATGAAGTAGGAGTGAAATATGGAAAATCCAGAATCACTTGATTCTTTAATTCTCTATAGCAGTGCCATTCTAGGGACAactatcagggaaaaaaaaaatcagaggctAGAAGTGTCAAGGCAAGATTACAAAAAGGTATATAAATAATCcgggaaaaaataataacagaggAAAAAGTAGAAAGAGTACAAGGGTACATTTGAAGAAGTTAAGGTATTATTCAAAATGATGAATAATTTATAATGTGGGCATCATGAAAGAATTGTTATAAGAAGTAATTATGGACTTGAGGGCATCAAGAAGGTGGAATTCAAACTTTCACaaacagaagtagaaagaaaaatgaggggTAGCAAAAAATGAAGACAGGCAGCAAAACAGTTTTTGCTTATGGTTATTTTTTCACGGTAGCTGTTACTGACATGCATTATGTAAAAATGAATGGAAtttgattgaaaagaaaaatttcaatagACCAGGAATATATAAAGATAGTCTTTTAGGTAAATAATGTAATTTAGAATGTTTTTCCTAGAATACCTTTTTGTACCTTGCCATagaaaagtcttttcaataaagaAGCTCTAAGGAATAGTAAGTTACAGATTAGTgacatattttggaaatttaaaaaaaaccctgtagATGTGCCAAATGTAATAGTATAGCAACAATAATAAATACTtgtaaaaaaatcagaagtttgTCAGATTTTATGTGGTTTCTGGTCAAATATGGTTGTAGTATTTTTCTAATGCTATTTTATGtaagaatatttcttaaaaattaggcCACCATAGGCATATGAACATATCTTGatattgtttataataatgtaattaatatttattgtgctTTGCCATTTCCAGAGCCCTTTTGCTACATGTCTGAGAAGCTTGtagttttttaataaaagatgtaaaaataattaGGAACCACCATACAAATATGTGATATGAAGATGCTGAACTAGCATTATTACTGCTCCTTCCTCCAAGGTCATGGAAGCAATGTAGAGGTACAATACcatcaaatgaagaaaattatgagaaaacCCTGGTAATGAGAGGATTTGAGGGAACTGTTCGGTAAGGCGACTGGGAGAGGAAGGTGGTGGTGGTTTAGGCCTTGGGCAAGAAGCAGCCAGCCACACTGCCGCAGAATAATAAAATAGGAGAAGAACTATTACACATGTGCTCATGCTTCTCACTCACTATTGCCTTGGGAAAATCAGTACCTGCCCCTACACGTGTGGTGACGCAGAGCTCTAGTCCAAGTGGACTCAAGAGGACAATCAGGGCCACACAGGAGCTTGTAAGGAGCTTGTAAGGTGCTTGTAAGGAGCCAAGAAACTCCTTAGGTCCTAACCAACTTAGGGCATTTGCCCACCCACACCTCCTACTCTTACTTCCCTGGGCTCGTGAATTTCAACCTAAGGCTTGTTCCTTCTGATGTTGCTTCTCTCCTCTTGGGGGAAGCAGAAGATGAACTCTAGACCTAAAGAGTGATTGGCTGTGATGTTCCTGGACTTGGGTTCTCTGCTCTAGAGCTCATTTATTCTCATCCCTGAGCAACTTGGTGTGGCTCAAAATGGTGTCTAGAAAGGTGATCAACTGTTTGGCTTGCTTGGGACTGTTATGGTTTTAGTACAGCATCCCCCAAACTCCCCTCAGTCCTAGTGGGTCACCCTGCATCTGTTCTCATATGcatttccagaggaaaaaaatgaatgcacatgacaagatattttgagaagtacaactatttcagaagaaaaataattatagatgtCATCAGAAACGTAAACATTAGAATGGACCAAGCATTTAAATTTAGCCCCCAATAAACATGCTAAAAAAGGTAAGGGATAATGTTAGACATGAAAACCAAGAAACACAAAAGGAACCAAGTGGACATACTACAAATGGAATGTATAGTAGTTGAAACAATGAACAAAGGAGAATAAGATGGCAGAAGGGACACCTTTAAGGACCACATGAGGGAATTGGAAGACCAGATTGAGGTCATGTcacagaaagaggaagggaagttcaaagaaatagaaaaaggaaaaatcaagagaTACGGAGAAGAGAAGAAGTGGCAGCATACAGATAATGGGAATCCCTATAAGAAAATGACTTCTTAGAGAAATGATAATGTGAAATTTCCCATGAATGGACGGATAAACAAGTAAAAGACCTCAGGGGGGAGGGCCTATGGAACCTCAAAGAAAAGTGATCTGGAAAACCTACACTTACAGACATAGTGAAATTTGGGATATCTGAgaccaaaagtttttaaaagtttacagtATGAAAAATTAAGATCAGATTAAACATCAGATTTCTTAATAGCAGCATTAGAAGCCAGAAAAACAATGGAGTAAGAGTTTTAAAATCTTGAaggaagaagaaccagaaacagaaatttaataTTCAGCCAGAGTGCCATTTAGGTATGAGAATGAGATACAAATATTCATAGGCATAGAAGGCCTCAGAATCCCAGAATATTGCTACACAGAGACCCACGATGACAACGATGGATAATTCCACTCTCACAGTGCATCTTTTTCTCTGTTACTGATAACTCAAGCAGACAAAAACTACAGGGATACTGAAGATTTGAATAGCCCATTAACAAAACTGGACTGGCAGACATATAGAGAATTCTATAACCTATGATTAGagcatacatatttttttccgaGCACGTACAGAACATTGGCAAAAATTGATCATATACTGGACCATAAAGAAAATCTCAATACACTTCAAAGAATAGATACCATTCAGATTGTGAATTCATAATTACattagaactttaaaaacaacaaaaagacaaatgaagaaccatacatatggaaattaaaaatgcttataaTGCTAAATAACTCGtgggttaaagaagaaatttaaaaacattcgGAATCTAGTGATACTGAAAATACTATCTATCAAAACTTGTGAGATACAGCAAAGTGGTTCTTTGATGGAAATTTAGTCTTAATGTGTATACTGAAAAAGAAGATATAGGAAAATCCTGATCTTACCTCCTCCCATGGTCACCCTGAGTCTGTAGCTACATACGGGaaaattctctcttaaaaaacatttaaaggctGGCTGAGTGATGACTACACATTGGacaaatgagaagaaaaccaCACTGAAATGGGTAAGAGAGGCTGGAACATAATCCCTCTCTAAGCCCCATGGGATACCTGGCACAGTATCCCACAACGAGGAGGGAACCCAAAATCCAGCGCTTCTTCCTCAGTAGTGAAGGgttcgaaccccacatcagaaaaggaaacactaattcgaaaagatctATGCACCCCCCATGTTCATTGTGGCATTGGCTGTATTACAATAgccaatagccaagatatggaaacaacttaaatgtgcatcaatggatgaatggataaaaaaaatgtagtatatatatacatatatattagccattaaaaagaatgaaatcttgccatttgtgatgacatggatggactttgagggtattatgctaaatgaaataagccagacagagaaagaaaaatatcataccATCCCCCCATTTGTGGAATTaagacaaaattttttaaaaaacaagctcACAGATTCAAAGAACAGATTGGTCGGTGCTAGAGGTGGGGAGTTGAGAGGTAGGAAATATGGGTAAACTgcttttgttttagtttaaataaattgaaattttttttaaaaagaggggcaTCCTACAGTTTACCtggaccagtgcttctcaaaaataagaaaatcctaaaaaactGTCATAGCCAAGATGAAcctaaagagacatgaaaactaaatgtaatgtaataTCCTTGATGGGGTTCTGAAACGAAataaggacattaggtaaaaactaaggtaATCTAAATAAACTacggactttagttaataataacatataacaaaaaagaaaacccttgggttttaaaaaatcacattccaaaataaaatatattacatatcggaaaaaagtaaaaagaaacaggtgaaattaatgtttaaaatgtattttacttaatccaatatattaagatattatcatttcaatgtaTAATCAGGACAAAAATTACTaagatattttaccttttttcatACAAAGCTTTTGAAATCTGgtgtatattttacacttacagcatcCAGACTGGACACATTTCAAATGAGCAATAGTCCTATGGGGCTAGCTGCTATCATATTGGTGATTGACAGTGGATTGTTCAGGGGAGCAATGGAGATGAGGTTTGAGATGCTGTTTTATAGGTCATGTTGACAAGACTAGATGATGGTTTGGATGAAGGGGTGATGGGAAAGAAGAGGAATCAAAGAAAACCTCCAGATTTTTGGCCTGAATGTACACTAGTCTATGTGTAGTCTACGTGGTTGGGTCAGATTTTCAGAGTGGCTGTGCTGTGGATTCTCCAGACTTTTGCTTCACTGGTTCCTTCCCATTTCCCACGTTTCTCTTCAAATGTTATCTCTTTGGAAAGATCTAATCTTTCCAATCTAATCCTTACTTATattcctgttttagttttttcTACGATGATGAGCATAAATTATCATTTTGAttatttgcttattgtctgtctACCCCATTAGAATGTAAGGTGTTGGTCTGTCTTGTTCCGTGTAATCCTCAGTACCTAGATCTGTGCCTAGTACAAAACAAATGCTTAACACATATCTCTTGAATGACAGAAAGGAATGTAGATAAATTATAATTCTTACCAAAAACTTAAAAgatcaaatatcaaatatttgaatatcAAACATTTCAAAAGTCAAAAGAGATTTAAGAAGACACCTGTGTTGGAGAAAAAGCAAATTCTTACACAACTCACATCATGCTATTTGGTTTCTAACATTAGCATTCAAGGAATAATTCTAGACCACCGACAATGTGCAGGGCACTATGCTAGGAATAAAAGGAGACTTCCTCCTCATCAGATAggtatatagataaatatataggTAGATGACCAGGCATAATGTTCAAAACTAGGTTTTGCTTTGAAAAAGTGGCTTACAGAAGTGTAGGTGCAACATTATTTAGGATACATCTCTATGTATGGTCtataatctctttttttcctggtttatgTTTAAGTTGTAAGTTTCATAATTCTTATCATACTTCTGTGGTTAACCTAATGATTTTGAATGAGAacataattttccaaaataactttTCCCATTTGAAGTAAGGGCAAGTGCTAGTTTCTTGCTGGGTTGACACTATTCTATCTTTTCACACAGTGGAAGAAATGTCTTCTTTTCAGTTCGTATGGTAGCATGTACTGGAGACAGAATCTACTACTTACTTCTTGTGACCCTTGGTGTAACCCTGAGCAGACTTCTGTCTTAACACCAATAGCACATTGTTGCACTGTCTCCTCGACTAACTGAAGATAGGAACAGTGTTTGGTTCATTTGAGTTTGAGCAGCACTTGGCACATTGCATAAAACATTGTGGGAACtcataaaatgtttgcaaatgaaTGAACGATTGAATGGACTATAACTTTGCTTCTAAAAATCCTGTAAAACAGAGAAGATGAAAACAAGGGAAAAGAATGGGGAGTTTCTCAACATCGAGGAGGAGATATAGATATTTCCTCTAAAACTGGCTTTATCCCCAAAGAAACTCCCAGCTCAAACATAGTAGGTCTTCAGTAGGCAAAGTAGGGTCGGTCTATGGGCTTGGACTTTAGAAGTGCCAGGAATGATTTGGAAAATCAACTTTTCTATCTACTGACTGCTGCCTGAAATTTTACACGGGGGGTTTTAGTCTTTTGatatgaaagcttttttttttttttccagttaaaataTAAATGGGAGAAAGGCAGTTAAACTGTACTATCTATAAACATTGTGGCATTCAGCTATGCTCACTTgctgggaaaagaaaataaggaaaataaattagaagaaaagaagTTAAATGGCCCAAGTATGTGCCCAGAGTGAGCATGAACAGGCCATGGGGATCCATCGTATTTTGTGTcatacagtaatttttttttttttttaatgctaaggtTAATCTCTTCACCCGTTATAACATGACTAATAACAGCCTTCACAGTCACTAGATTCTTAAATTAGATTCAAATAATATCTTATTTT of Halichoerus grypus chromosome 4, mHalGry1.hap1.1, whole genome shotgun sequence contains these proteins:
- the RAP2A gene encoding ras-related protein Rap-2a, with the translated sequence MREYKVVVLGSGGVGKSALTVQFVTGTFIEKYDPTIEDFYRKEIEVDSSPSVLEILDTAGTEQFASMRDLYIKNGQGFILVYSLVNQQSFQDIKPMRDQIIRVKRYEKVPVILVGNKVDLESEREVSSNEGRALAEEWGCPFMETSAKSKTMVDELFAEIVRQMNYAAQPDKDDPCCSACNIQ